In Synechococcus sp. KORDI-100, a single window of DNA contains:
- a CDS encoding 2Fe-2S iron-sulfur cluster-binding protein codes for MTQISVRWPDGHTSSETVGSDWLACAARAGFRIPTGCLGGSCGACEIEVNGRVVRACISTVPASKSGQLIVDQACDPHW; via the coding sequence ATGACACAGATCTCCGTTCGCTGGCCTGATGGCCACACCAGTTCCGAGACCGTCGGAAGCGACTGGTTGGCTTGTGCCGCACGCGCTGGATTTCGGATTCCAACCGGCTGCCTGGGAGGCAGCTGCGGAGCCTGTGAGATCGAGGTTAACGGCCGAGTGGTCCGGGCCTGCATCAGCACGGTTCCTGCTTCAAAATCAGGCCAGCTCATCGTGGATCAAGCCTGCGATCCGCACTGGTGA
- a CDS encoding Npun_F0494 family protein codes for MRCLPFSDSLYRDLQQQGLDAANLWHNQDRYRRNQRWPRNPEALENDLRWLITVGVLRREVDGQGLTSRFRLTPLGRALLDGDPDLLNKSVGFHQTVLHQLRRLIS; via the coding sequence ATGCGCTGCTTGCCGTTTTCAGACTCCCTCTATCGGGATCTGCAACAACAGGGACTGGATGCCGCCAACCTCTGGCACAACCAAGACCGGTATCGGCGCAACCAGCGCTGGCCCCGCAATCCGGAAGCCCTGGAGAACGATCTCCGCTGGTTGATCACGGTGGGGGTGCTGCGACGGGAAGTGGATGGGCAGGGACTAACCAGCCGCTTCCGACTGACGCCTCTGGGGCGCGCCCTGCTCGATGGGGATCCTGACCTTCTGAACAAGTCGGTGGGATTCCACCAAACCGTTCTGCATCAATTGAGGCGGCTGATCAGTTAA
- a CDS encoding mechanosensitive ion channel family protein translates to MWRERLEKRVNHARQVYSPPQMARRARLILVIELLLSGLLAGSVLLWNRLRQRTTRLEREQRQKRARRGRRVEIRLYAEQTATIMALLLIFSIVVLMFGIGVMVLPGLVSLGIELLLQPLFAIVKFLLVTLLTFLLRSLTTFLLSQWAVDLGVSEQELERRQQRYRSLERVTHRLIDVGGLALVGIWVLLDIPGVRSASTSLILAGGALLGALALVFQAFLRDFFAGLVMLLEDRYVIGDWIEVNGIAGEVVDVGLFSTQIRCLDQRMNIIDNSQILQLRNHTKLRSGSLVTFLISHQQRNLELVFEVLSEVIAGFSVDPLWRDRLIRKPMLRGVKRSTALGVHMQVLLFTQTGEQWATEREFQRRALAALHQAGVRQSDGLEVQAMAAADMFGAEQG, encoded by the coding sequence ATGTGGCGCGAGAGGTTGGAGAAACGGGTGAACCATGCGCGTCAGGTGTACTCGCCGCCGCAAATGGCGAGACGGGCCCGTCTGATTCTGGTCATTGAGTTGCTGCTGTCCGGGCTGCTGGCTGGATCAGTGCTGCTCTGGAACCGTCTGCGTCAGCGCACCACCCGGCTGGAGCGGGAGCAGCGCCAGAAGCGTGCTCGCCGGGGCCGACGGGTTGAGATTCGGCTCTATGCCGAACAAACGGCCACGATCATGGCCCTCCTGCTGATTTTCTCGATCGTTGTGCTGATGTTCGGCATCGGCGTGATGGTCCTGCCGGGGTTGGTGTCGCTCGGAATCGAGCTGCTGCTGCAGCCCCTTTTCGCCATTGTGAAATTCCTTCTGGTAACGCTGCTGACGTTTCTGCTGCGCAGTCTCACCACGTTTCTGCTCAGCCAGTGGGCTGTTGATCTCGGCGTGTCCGAACAGGAATTGGAGCGGCGTCAGCAGCGGTATCGGAGCCTGGAACGGGTGACCCATCGCCTGATTGACGTGGGTGGTCTGGCCCTTGTTGGCATCTGGGTGCTGCTGGATATCCCAGGTGTTCGATCGGCGTCCACCTCACTGATCCTGGCCGGTGGTGCTTTGCTCGGCGCATTGGCCCTGGTCTTCCAGGCTTTTCTGCGTGATTTTTTCGCGGGGCTGGTGATGCTGCTTGAAGATCGATATGTCATCGGCGACTGGATTGAAGTGAATGGGATCGCCGGTGAAGTGGTGGACGTCGGTCTTTTCAGTACCCAGATCCGATGTCTGGATCAACGGATGAACATCATCGACAATTCCCAGATCCTGCAGTTGCGCAACCACACGAAGCTGCGCTCCGGCAGCCTGGTGACCTTTCTGATTTCACATCAGCAACGCAATCTCGAGTTGGTTTTTGAGGTTCTCTCCGAGGTGATTGCAGGGTTTTCGGTTGATCCCCTTTGGAGGGATCGTTTGATCCGAAAACCGATGCTGCGTGGCGTTAAACGTTCCACAGCTCTGGGTGTCCACATGCAGGTGCTGCTGTTCACCCAAACCGGCGAACAGTGGGCCACTGAACGGGAGTTTCAGCGGCGTGCCCTGGCGGCGCTGCATCAAGCGGGCGTTCGACAATCGGATGGTCTTGAGGTTCAGGCGATGGCAGCTGCAGACATGTTCGGTGCCGAACAGGGTTGA
- a CDS encoding cobyric acid synthase, producing MVLGTSSGAGKSLMNAALCRALQRRGEQPLPFKGQNMSNNAWVDLDGREMAYSQAMQAWAAKLDPCCAMNPVLLKPRGDSTSEVIHLGESVGTARAEHYYRDWFRPGWRAIRRGLENLTLQRPEGRLVLEGAGSPVEVNLQRRDLTNLRLAQFLRARCLLVADIERGGVFAQVVGTLALLRPIERPLIRGILINRFRGRRELFDEGRAWLERETGIPVVGVMPWLNELFPPEDSLDLLERRPSRGPVDLEIAVLRLPSLSNFSDLDPLEAEASVRLRWVSPGERLGHPDAVILPGSKQTLNDLALLREGGLAEQLRLYAHSGGNLLGLCGGLQMLGQELHDPEQLEGGPSSCEGLGLLPIQTRFSREKTLRQRDLISRWPAATEVRGFELHHGRTMAEADLMPRGLMPLMEEPNLGWWTKGVDGGVIAGSYLHGLLDNGPWRRHWLNHLRSGKGMSALSIDRPHHASHRDQLLDRLADAFEQHVDVSPLLGT from the coding sequence ATGGTGCTGGGCACCTCCAGTGGTGCTGGGAAATCACTGATGAATGCGGCCTTGTGCCGTGCCCTGCAGCGAAGGGGAGAACAGCCCTTGCCCTTCAAGGGGCAGAACATGAGCAACAACGCCTGGGTCGATCTCGACGGCCGGGAAATGGCCTACTCCCAGGCCATGCAGGCCTGGGCCGCCAAGCTTGATCCCTGTTGTGCGATGAATCCGGTGCTGCTCAAACCACGGGGTGACAGCACCAGTGAGGTGATTCATCTCGGTGAAAGCGTCGGCACAGCACGCGCCGAGCATTACTACCGCGATTGGTTCCGGCCCGGCTGGCGGGCGATCCGCCGCGGCCTCGAAAACCTGACCCTCCAGCGGCCAGAGGGTCGCTTGGTACTCGAAGGCGCCGGCAGCCCCGTGGAGGTGAACCTGCAGCGGCGTGATCTCACCAATCTGCGTCTGGCCCAGTTTCTGCGTGCCCGCTGCCTGCTTGTCGCGGACATCGAACGTGGAGGGGTGTTCGCCCAGGTGGTTGGAACCCTGGCCTTGCTCAGGCCGATTGAACGTCCGTTGATCCGCGGGATTTTGATCAATCGCTTCCGCGGTCGCCGCGAGTTGTTCGATGAGGGCCGCGCCTGGCTGGAGCGTGAAACAGGGATTCCGGTGGTCGGGGTGATGCCCTGGCTCAACGAACTGTTCCCTCCGGAGGACTCTCTCGATCTGCTGGAACGCCGCCCCTCCAGAGGTCCGGTGGATCTGGAGATCGCGGTCCTGCGGCTTCCGTCCCTCAGCAATTTCTCAGACCTTGACCCGCTGGAAGCTGAAGCCAGCGTTCGGCTGCGCTGGGTCTCCCCCGGCGAGCGTCTGGGACACCCCGATGCCGTCATCCTGCCCGGCAGCAAACAGACCCTGAACGACCTTGCTCTGCTGAGAGAGGGAGGTCTGGCCGAGCAACTCAGGCTGTATGCCCACTCAGGCGGAAATCTTCTCGGTCTGTGTGGAGGGCTGCAGATGCTGGGCCAAGAGCTGCATGATCCTGAACAGCTTGAGGGTGGACCCAGCAGCTGCGAGGGACTCGGACTGCTGCCGATCCAGACCCGTTTCAGCCGGGAGAAAACCCTGCGACAACGGGATCTGATCAGTCGATGGCCCGCTGCCACCGAGGTGCGGGGCTTTGAACTGCACCACGGCCGCACCATGGCTGAGGCCGATCTAATGCCACGGGGTCTGATGCCACTGATGGAGGAGCCCAACCTGGGTTGGTGGACGAAAGGAGTCGATGGAGGCGTCATCGCCGGGAGTTATCTCCATGGCCTGCTCGACAACGGTCCCTGGCGCCGACACTGGCTCAATCACCTCCGCAGCGGGAAGGGAATGTCCGCTCTGTCCATCGATCGCCCTCATCACGCCTCGCACCGTGATCAGTTGCTGGATCGGCTCGCCGATGCCTTCGAGCAGCATGTGGATGTCTCACCGTTGCTGGGGACATGA
- a CDS encoding nucleoside triphosphate pyrophosphatase — protein sequence MLLLASASPARRRLLEQAAIPHRVQVSGVDETLIRDSDPEQLVQRLAHAKADAVKAVLDLEHDVDIRAVLGCDSLFVFEGEVFGKPLDAEEAITRWRRMASGTGVLLSGHALVRGPAAQDAVPEIRLACVSTTIRFAALSDAEIQAYVATGEPLNCAGGFALEGRGGLCIESLEGCYSNVIGLSLPWLRRQLSWL from the coding sequence GTGTTGTTGCTCGCTTCGGCGTCACCTGCCCGCCGCCGCTTGCTGGAGCAGGCGGCGATTCCGCACCGTGTGCAGGTGAGCGGAGTCGATGAGACGTTGATTCGGGATTCCGATCCTGAGCAACTGGTGCAGCGCCTGGCCCATGCCAAGGCTGATGCCGTGAAGGCCGTGTTGGACCTGGAGCACGACGTTGATATCAGGGCGGTTCTGGGGTGCGATTCCCTGTTTGTGTTTGAAGGTGAGGTCTTCGGCAAGCCCCTTGATGCGGAGGAGGCGATCACGCGCTGGCGCCGCATGGCCTCAGGCACGGGTGTTCTCCTCAGTGGGCATGCGCTGGTGCGTGGGCCTGCCGCTCAGGACGCCGTTCCGGAGATTCGACTCGCCTGCGTGAGCACCACGATCCGCTTTGCGGCACTGAGCGATGCTGAAATCCAGGCCTATGTCGCCACAGGGGAACCTCTGAATTGTGCGGGGGGCTTTGCACTGGAGGGGCGGGGCGGCCTCTGCATCGAGTCCTTGGAGGGTTGTTATTCCAATGTCATCGGCTTGAGTCTTCCCTGGCTGCGCCGGCAATTGTCCTGGCTTTGA